One Oncorhynchus masou masou isolate Uvic2021 chromosome 18, UVic_Omas_1.1, whole genome shotgun sequence DNA window includes the following coding sequences:
- the LOC135504843 gene encoding synaptophysin-like protein 1, with amino-acid sequence MDGISQNIPTSGFNLDLGPLKEPLAFIRVLEWIFSIFAFATAAGYAGATSINVQCQGLSTSQEITAVFNYPFRLMTHPYIVHPYIVPSCNNDSSTIQLYLTGDHSSSAESLRLYRGVCLPLSTASLVIYLGYQHVFGFLNLILWGGNCWFIFKETPFHKSANPLGDSEEGLGVRPMTS; translated from the exons ATGGACGGGATATCCCAG AACATTCCGACTTCAGGATTTAACCTGGACTTGGGACCCCTGAAAGAGCCCTTGGCATTTATTAGAGTCCTCGAATGG ATCTTCTCCATATTTGCCTTCGCTACGGCGGCGGGTTATGCCGGCGCTACGAGCATCAATGTGCAGTGCCAGGGTCTCAGCACCAGCCAAGAAATCACTGCTGTCTTTAACTACCCGTTCAG GCTGATGACCCATCCATACATCGTCCATCCATACATCGTCCCCTCCTGTAACAACGACTCTAGTACTATCCAGCTCTATCTGACCGGCGACCACTCCTCCTCAGCCGAGTCTCTACGTCTGTATCGGGGTGTTTGCCTTCCTCTGAGCACCGCCAGCCTGGTGATCTACCTGGGCTACCAGCAC GTCTTTGGATTCCTCAACCTGATATTGTGGGGTGGTAACTGCTGGTTCATCTTTAAGGAGACGCCCTTTCACAAGTCCGCCAACCCCCTTGGTGACTCCGAGGAGGGTTTAGGTGTCAGGCCCATGACTTCCTAA